In the Aromatoleum bremense genome, one interval contains:
- a CDS encoding c-type cytochrome has product MIIAAGAMLGGAGAGAGQWRDGVQVYEKVCSHCHEANVGPVLKGRQLPVAYIERVVRHGNRAMPSFRPSEIDDAALADVARLIGAGAPLVKE; this is encoded by the coding sequence TTGATTATCGCTGCCGGGGCGATGCTGGGGGGCGCCGGGGCGGGGGCCGGGCAGTGGCGCGACGGGGTGCAGGTGTACGAGAAGGTGTGCAGCCATTGTCATGAGGCGAATGTCGGGCCGGTGCTCAAGGGCCGCCAGCTTCCGGTGGCGTACATCGAGCGCGTCGTGCGCCACGGCAACCGGGCGATGCCGAGTTTTCGACCGAGCGAGATCGACGATGCGGCGCTTGCCGATGTGGCGCGGCTGATCGGCGCCGGTGCGCCGCTTGTGAAGGAGTAG